The following coding sequences are from one Microtus pennsylvanicus isolate mMicPen1 chromosome 1, mMicPen1.hap1, whole genome shotgun sequence window:
- the LOC142831322 gene encoding membrane cofactor protein-like: MPLQHQPEHFSAQRFLAPLLVALMSTSSDACGKPPWFPNMQLNGDPKDSYGTGEKVEYSCRPGYTRRPTVNISSVCTADGQWSPISKDACYKKSCPRQEDPVNGQVNYLNGSSEFGTQIQYTCHAGFVLIGDGILYCLLAGSDVQWSADPPICTKILCQPPPNIKNGEFFPSHKDVFEYHEVATYQCNRVPPGEDELSLVGERQIYCSENREWSANPPECKVVRCPYPVIQNGRQTSGFSKKYSYRARVMFECNQGLFLHGSDTVMCEGNNTWQPPIPICRSEPPPPPPLLSPPPAIPSSTSVLSSIKGEAFGFGDLNGWIISLIMMAVLELQ, translated from the coding sequence ATGCCTCTCCAACATCAACCAGAACACTTTTCTGCTCAGCGCTTTCTTGCGCCCCTCCTGGTGGCCCTGATGTCTACATCTTCTGACGCCTGTGGTAAGCCACCATGGTTTCCAAACATGCAGCTCAATGGCGATCCTAAAGACAGTTATGGGACTGGGGAAAAAGTGGAATactcatgtagaccaggatatACACGACGACCTACTGTCAAcatctccagtgtgtgcactgcaGACGGCCAGTGGTCACCCATTTCAAAGGATGCTTGTTACAAAAAATCATGTCCAAGGCAAGAAGATCCCGTAAATGGTCAAGTAAACTACCTGAATGGAAGTTCTGAATTTGGTACACAAATTCAATATACTTGCCATGCTGGCTTTGTCTTAATTGGTGACGGAATTCTATATTGTCTTCTTGCAGGATCAGATGTACAGTGGAGTGCTGATCCCCCAATATGTACAAAAATTTTATGTCAGCCACCTCCAAATATAAAAAATGGAGAATTTTTCCCAAGTCACAAAGACGTATTTGAATACCATGAAGTGGCAACTTACCAATGTAACCGTGTTCCTCCTGGTGAGGATGAACTGTCCCTTGTTGGTGAGAGACAGATCTATTGCTCTGAAAATAGAGAATGGAGCGCTAACCCTCCTGAGTGCAAAGTGGTCAGATGTCCATATCCCGTAATTCAGAACGGGAGACAGACGTCAGGATTCAGTAAGAAATACTCCTATAGAGCAAGGGTTATGTTTGAATGTAACCAGGGGCTTTTCCTTCATGGCAGCGACACTGTCATGTGTGAGGGTAATAATACATGGCAGCCACCAATTCCAATATGTCGGAGTgagccccctcctcccccacctctcctttctccccctcctgcaATACCTTCCAGCACAAGTGTTCTGAGCTCTATCAAAGGAGAAGCATTTGGTTTTGGAGATTTAAACGGATGGATCATCTCTCTGATAATGATGGCTGTGTTAGAGCTACAGTAA